The Drosophila sechellia strain sech25 chromosome 2L, ASM438219v1, whole genome shotgun sequence region TCAGGCGGATTTCGAAATGTATTTGTATCTAACAAAACACTTTATCATTTACTTCATTTTCTGAAGCCACATACTTTTATGTATAACTTTTTCGCGCTTTGCATTAATATCATAAAAAAggtttaaaataatataaaagcTTACGCGCATATCGGCAATCGATAGGGGTAACTTTTGGTTAAAAATCAAGATTTACACAAGGTTAAATAGAAGGATACACAGCAAAGAGTTAGGTCAAGTGACTCACCTGGACCATGCGCTTGAGGTCATCCTTCTGGATGACCTTTATTTGGGCAGACTCCCTCAGCCATCGGCGCAACCAGTGACCGAACCACACCAGTCCGCACTCACATTCCAGCGGATTGTGCGAGGTGATGAGTCCACCCATGATGCTCCGAGTTCCCACAGCATCCCAGTAGCTCTTGTTGGGGTAAAAGCTGTCGGCGGCCAGGGCGTTGATACGATTGTGCGAGATGTCGATGGACAGGTGCGGCACCTCTCGCAGGGCATAAAAAATACCGGGCGGGAGGTCGGAGATGCGTGTGTGCGAGATCTTCACCTGCAGCCGTTGACTTCGCGATAGTCCGGTAAAGACATCGGGAGCAATGGTTTGGACATTGCTGCCATATAGCTCGAGGAGTCGGATTTTCGTGTTATTCGCCAGTTTGGCGAAAAGCTGTTGGCCAATATTTGGCTCCAGGCAGTGCACCCTCAGCTGCTGCAGACCCGGCATCCTGGCCACAATCTCACCCAGATTGGCATGCGAACTGGCATGTAGCTTCCTCAGAGAACGCAGCTTGGAAAATGCCTGCGGATTGGTTACCTTCACGTCCAGGATATTCAGTTCGGCCAGGTGCCGCAAACTGGCGAGATCGTGCAGCGATATCCTGCGCAGCGGATTGTGGGCCAGATCCAATACACGAACCGATGGTGGCAGGTGCTCCGCCGCACAACTCGCATTCGTGAGCTTGTTGTGCGAGACATTGACGTGACGCAGGTGGCGCAGTGAACCCAGTGGCGACAGCTCTTGCAGATAGTTGCCACTCACATCAAGGTAGGAGAGTAGGGGAAGCTTCAGCGGCGGCAGGACATACAGTCCCATGTGGTGGAGGCTCAGCTTCCTCAGGCGCGGCGTGTGGACAAACACCTCCCGCAGGTTGGTCGTCACCAGGGGATTCTGTGACAGGTCCAGGTTGGTCAGATTATTCAGAAAACTGAACGTGTTGTCCGGCAGAATGGTGATGCGGTTGCGGGCCAAACTGATGTCGTACAGGAACTGTGAGTTGATGAACATCGAGGCATCCAAGTACTCTAGATTGTTGTGGGACATTTGGATGGATCGAAGAGTGAATCCGATGTCCGTAAATGCCGGAACTGGCCAAACGCTTAACTGATTATCGGCTATATCCAGAAACTCCAGTCGCGTGTTCATGAACACTTCTCGTGGTAGGGCCCTTAGCCGATTCGAGTTGATGCGCAGGATTCGCAGTTTCCTTAGGTTCGAGAACTGCTCCACCTGCAGCTGATCCAACTGGTTGTGGCTAAGATCCAGTTCCTGCAAGCTATTCAAGCCCTGGAAGCTGCGTCGCCTCAGCGAGGTGATATTATTGTGGGCCACATTAAGGATCTCCAGAAACTCCAGGTCACCGAAGGCGTGGCTCTGCAGCGATCCCAGCTGGTTGTGGGCCAAGTTGAGGAATCGCAGCGTGTTCGCCAGGTTCGTAAAGCTATCCGACTTAGTCACATGGTTGTGACTAATGTCCAGCTGGTAAATATACATGTAGCTGCTCAGCTCGTCATAAAAACTGGCTATGTGATTGTGACTCACATTGAGTCGTAATGGAGTGGTTGTGTTTGAAACATAAAGAAAGGATTTTAAGGATAGCGAACACAGCTGATTGTGCATCAGATCCAGGGCAGCCAGATTGGGTAGCACGGTAAAGGCGCCGTGGGAGATGTTGACCAGGCGATTATAAGACAAATCCAAGTAGCGTAGGAACTCCAAATTGTGAAAAGCATGCCGAGCTATGGTCCTCAGGCGGTTCGATTGCAAATTGAGTGTCTGCAAGTCCCCGAGGCTATGAAACGTTTGCGCTTCTAGTCGCTCCAGGCCATTGTACGACAAGTCAATTTCCACCAAATGACTATGAGCATCGGACTGAAAGAGTCCGCGGGGCAGTGTCTTTAGCTGGTTAAAGCTCAGATTGATGTAGCTCAATTCCCTCATCTGTGCGAAGGATTCATTTGAGACTTGCTTCAAATTATTGTTGTCCAGACCCAGCCAAATGAGCTGGGAAAGGGGCAAGAGGGCATCTAAGGGATCCAGGCTCTCCAGGCTTCTGGCTGGAAAGACGGCGAACGAGAGCTCCAAAATCTTAAGGGTTCTCGAAACATTCTCGAAAACCAGAGGATGATGTAT contains the following coding sequences:
- the LOC6611339 gene encoding chaoptin isoform X1 is translated as MHLYLVLISCLVSSSHCWQFDGGGGHRRPRNTGRGPASSTGGRGSAALLGSQQQDILYACPLNSMCQCAGLPNETSTLIEINCNEVALYKFPEFMHSSVRYIEMSNTHLQSVDDETFQGLRLKTLKLIDNELQDISERSFSTMTHSLMTLDISGNKMQHLPLDALQRLHSLSRLVAQRNHITTLDGNWDAQHDTLRSLHLSDNDITEVAPGGGSIEVVSQNDNSSQPSSLAAVQTRLETSNSIYPPSPSSGDRVTGGRPFEQLQKLLWLDLSNNRIYNVAGNYLPRSLVTMDLSSNLLTVFPQQLFEQLPELRIVSLRDNLIRSVQWKELQVRPLRMHLERLDLGQNCIENLESDYFQQNYSDVHLRALNLEQNFVTQLPEAVFKATGIAHLVLAFNAISRVHPSAFEGLTETLEYLDLERNRLTTVPVALSSLHHLKYLYLTSNQISQLNNLPSFTENLRVLSLSGNNFTMIPVLGLKNYTQLSYLNMGYNSITDIPEGIFAVDSWGSNLQTILLRNNKITHLHLGSFAGLEQIQEISLSFNDITIHHPLVFENVSRTLKILELSFAVFPARSLESLDPLDALLPLSQLIWLGLDNNNLKQVSNESFAQMRELSYINLSFNQLKTLPRGLFQSDAHSHLVEIDLSYNGLERLEAQTFHSLGDLQTLNLQSNRLRTIARHAFHNLEFLRYLDLSYNRLVNISHGAFTVLPNLAALDLMHNQLCSLSLKSFLYVSNTTTPLRLNVSHNHIASFYDELSSYMYIYQLDISHNHVTKSDSFTNLANTLRFLNLAHNQLGSLQSHAFGDLEFLEILNVAHNNITSLRRRSFQGLNSLQELDLSHNQLDQLQVEQFSNLRKLRILRINSNRLRALPREVFMNTRLEFLDIADNQLSVWPVPAFTDIGFTLRSIQMSHNNLEYLDASMFINSQFLYDISLARNRITILPDNTFSFLNNLTNLDLSQNPLVTTNLREVFVHTPRLRKLSLHHMGLYVLPPLKLPLLSYLDVSGNYLQELSPLGSLRHLRHVNVSHNKLTNASCAAEHLPPSVRVLDLAHNPLRRISLHDLASLRHLAELNILDVKVTNPQAFSKLRSLRKLHASSHANLGEIVARMPGLQQLRVHCLEPNIGQQLFAKLANNTKIRLLELYGSNVQTIAPDVFTGLSRSQRLQVKISHTRISDLPPGIFYALREVPHLSIDISHNRINALAADSFYPNKSYWDAVGTRSIMGGLITSHNPLECECGLVWFGHWLRRWLRESAQIKVIQKDDLKRMVQLPLSIADMRRARANTCHDPTSGRHLPILEIFPEDLLCQASALSSSGQRIFLLSFAMALLIPIVMTTMTL
- the LOC6611339 gene encoding chaoptin isoform X2; this encodes MHLYLVLISCLVSSSHCWQFDGGGGHRRPRNTGRGPASSTGGRGSAALLGSQQQDILYACPLNSMCQCAGLPNETSTLIEINCNEVALYKFPEFMHSSVRYIEMSNTHLQSVDDETFQGLRLKTLKLIDNELQDISERSFSTMTHSLMTLDISGNKMQHLPLDALQRLHSLSRLVAQRNHITTLDGNWDAQHDTLRSLHLSDNDITEVAPGGGSIEVVSQNDNSSQPSSLAAVQTRLETSNSIYPPSPSSGDRVTGGRPFEQLQKLLWLDLSNNRIYNVAGNYLPRSLVTMDLSSNLLTVFPQQLFEQLPELRIVSLRDNLIRSVQWKELQVRPLRMHLERLDLGQNCIENLESDYFQQNYSDVHLRALNLEQNFVTQLPEAVFKATGIAHLVLAFNAISRVHPSAFEGLTETLEYLDLERNRLTTVPVALSSLHHLKYLYLTSNQISQLNNLPSFTENLRVLSLSGNNFTMIPVLGLKNYTQLSYLNMGYNSITDIPEGIFAVDSWGSNLQTILLRNNKITHLHLGSFAGLEQIQEISLSFNDITIHHPLVFENVSRTLKILELSFAVFPARSLESLDPLDALLPLSQLIWLGLDNNNLKQVSNESFAQMRELSYINLSFNQLKTLPRGLFQSDAHSHLVEIDLSYNGLERLEAQTFHSLGDLQTLNLQSNRLRTIARHAFHNLEFLRYLDLSYNRLVNISHGAFTVLPNLAALDLMHNQLCSLSLKSFLYVSNTTTPLRLNVSHNHIASFYDELSSYMYIYQLDISHNHVTKSDSFTNLANTLRFLNLAHNQLGSLQSHAFGDLEFLEILNVAHNNITSLRRRSFQGLNSLQELDLSHNQLDQLQVEQFSNLRKLRILRINSNRLRALPREVFMNTRLEFLDIADNQLSVWPVPAFTDIGFTLRSIQMSHNNLEYLDASMFINSQFLYDISLARNRITILPDNTFSFLNNLTNLDLSQNPLVTTNLREVFVHTPRLRKLSLHHMGLYVLPPLKLPLLSYLDVSGNYLQELSPLGSLRHLRHVNVSHNKLTNASCAAEHLPPSVRVLDLAHNPLRRISLHDLASLRHLAELNILDVKVTNPQAFSKLRSLRKLHASSHANLGEIVARMPGLQQLRVHCLEPNIGQQLFAKLANNTKIRLLELYGSNVQTIAPDVFTGLSRSQRLQVKISHTRISDLPPGIFYALREVPHLSIDISHNRINALAADSFYPNKSYWDAVGTRSIMGGLITSHNPLECECGLVWFGHWLRRWLRESAQIKVIQKDDLKRMVQRARANTCHDPTSGRHLPILEIFPEDLLCQASALSSSGQRIFLLSFAMALLIPIVMTTMTL